In endosymbiont of unidentified scaly snail isolate Monju, the following are encoded in one genomic region:
- a CDS encoding electron transport complex subunit E, which yields MTEVDYRKITLDGLWHNNQALVALLGLCPLMAVTNSTINGLTLGLATTAVLLLSNLSVSTIRHWVRAEIRLPVFVLLIASFVTATELVMNAWSHELYKILGIFVPLIVTNCTIIGRAEAFASRNPVPAAITDALAMGLGFTAVLTLLGALRELIGQGTLLSGAHLLFGEAARAWEFSAGNDFQGLLLAILPPGAFIGLGLLIALKNVIDKGVDVRARRAEPSHCQAPPIVPSRS from the coding sequence ATGACTGAGGTGGACTATCGCAAGATCACCCTGGACGGCCTGTGGCACAACAACCAGGCCCTGGTCGCCCTGCTCGGGCTCTGCCCGCTGATGGCGGTGACCAATTCCACGATCAACGGACTGACCCTGGGACTGGCCACCACCGCGGTACTGCTGCTGTCGAATCTCAGCGTCTCGACCATCCGCCACTGGGTGCGCGCCGAGATCCGTCTGCCGGTGTTCGTGCTGCTGATCGCTTCGTTCGTGACCGCCACCGAACTGGTGATGAATGCCTGGTCCCACGAGCTGTACAAGATCCTCGGCATCTTCGTGCCGCTGATCGTCACCAACTGCACCATCATCGGTCGCGCCGAGGCCTTCGCCTCGCGCAACCCGGTGCCGGCCGCCATCACAGACGCCCTGGCCATGGGCCTGGGCTTTACCGCCGTGCTCACCCTGCTGGGCGCACTGCGCGAACTGATCGGTCAGGGCACCCTGCTCTCCGGCGCCCACCTGCTGTTCGGCGAGGCGGCTCGCGCCTGGGAATTCTCGGCCGGGAACGATTTCCAGGGCCTGCTGCTGGCCATCCTGCCACCTGGCGCCTTCATCGGCCTGGGACTGCTGATCGCACTCAAGAACGTGATCGACAAGGGCGTGGACGTGCGGGCCCGCAGGGCCGAGCCGTCGCATTGCCAGGCACCGCCCATAGTGCCCAGTCGCTCCTGA